A region from the Pseudomonas sp. KU26590 genome encodes:
- a CDS encoding lytic murein transglycosylase, producing MPPSFPRHWHLRQLIAASSLFALVACAEQPTAAVATPLQTAPAAQVVKSLPTPSGAVAQPDDGNFEIQPAMSFSEWQSQFRALALNAGVRPDVFDNAFAGVTPDMSVVKADRSQPEFSRPVWEYLDGAMSAVRVRKGQALLNQYADALSAIEQRYGVDRQALVAVWGMESSFGQFQGTQSVIRSLATLAYEGRRPQFAQDQLIAALQIIQHGDIDAPSMLGSWAGAMGQTQFIPTTYNTHAVDFDGNGRRDIWNSPTDALASTAHYLQSSGWQKGQPWGFEVQLAQGFDYALADASTRKSISEWQQLGLKLPNGNALPANLLQQQAALLLPAGYKGPAFLVMDNFRAILKYNNSSSYALAIGLLSERFNGGGYVQGSWPRGDRPLSRSERIELQTLLSARQYDAGAPDGIIGANTRKAIRSAQQSFGWPADGYPTQELLEQLRKP from the coding sequence ATGCCCCCAAGCTTTCCCCGTCACTGGCACCTTCGCCAGTTGATCGCCGCCTCCAGCCTCTTCGCGCTGGTCGCCTGTGCCGAGCAGCCTACCGCTGCCGTTGCCACCCCGCTTCAAACCGCGCCCGCCGCGCAAGTCGTCAAGAGTCTGCCCACGCCTTCAGGCGCAGTTGCGCAGCCTGACGACGGCAACTTTGAAATCCAGCCTGCGATGAGCTTCAGCGAGTGGCAGAGCCAGTTCCGTGCGCTGGCACTGAACGCCGGCGTGCGCCCCGATGTTTTCGACAACGCGTTTGCCGGCGTCACCCCGGACATGAGCGTGGTCAAGGCCGATCGCAGCCAGCCAGAGTTCAGTCGCCCGGTGTGGGAATACCTCGACGGCGCCATGTCGGCCGTGCGCGTGCGCAAGGGTCAGGCCCTGCTGAATCAATACGCTGACGCGCTGAGCGCCATCGAGCAGCGTTATGGCGTTGATCGCCAGGCACTGGTTGCCGTGTGGGGCATGGAGAGCAGCTTCGGCCAGTTCCAGGGCACTCAGTCAGTGATTCGCTCATTGGCGACGCTGGCCTATGAAGGCCGCCGACCGCAGTTTGCGCAGGATCAACTGATCGCAGCGCTGCAGATTATCCAGCACGGCGATATCGATGCACCGAGCATGCTCGGCTCGTGGGCCGGCGCCATGGGCCAGACGCAGTTCATACCGACGACCTACAACACCCACGCGGTCGATTTCGACGGCAACGGCCGCCGTGATATCTGGAACTCCCCCACCGACGCCCTCGCCTCCACCGCCCATTACCTGCAAAGCTCGGGCTGGCAGAAGGGCCAGCCGTGGGGCTTTGAAGTGCAACTGGCTCAGGGGTTCGACTACGCGCTGGCCGACGCTTCAACCCGTAAATCCATCAGTGAATGGCAACAGCTGGGTCTGAAACTGCCGAACGGGAATGCGCTTCCCGCCAATCTGCTGCAACAGCAGGCGGCGTTGCTGCTGCCCGCCGGCTACAAAGGCCCGGCGTTTCTGGTGATGGACAACTTCCGCGCCATCCTGAAGTACAACAACTCCTCGTCCTATGCACTGGCAATCGGTTTGCTGTCCGAGCGCTTCAATGGCGGCGGTTATGTACAGGGCAGCTGGCCGCGCGGCGATCGTCCTTTGAGCCGCTCCGAGCGTATAGAGCTGCAGACGCTGCTCTCGGCCCGACAGTACGACGCAGGCGCGCCGGACGGGATCATCGGCGCCAACACGCGTAAGGCGATTCGCAGCGCGCAGCAATCCTTTGGCTGGCCGGCGGACGGGTACCCGACGCAGGAATTGCTGGAGCAGTTACGCAAACCGTAA
- the arfA gene encoding alternative ribosome rescue factor ArfA has product MSKAKKRPNKAKSIVAQPLFRSRQEQPGKGKGSYRREAFQSKSWEASSVMAA; this is encoded by the coding sequence ATGAGCAAAGCCAAAAAGCGGCCGAACAAGGCCAAATCCATCGTCGCCCAGCCACTGTTCCGCAGCCGTCAGGAACAACCCGGCAAGGGCAAAGGCAGCTACCGCCGCGAAGCCTTCCAGTCTAAAAGCTGGGAGGCTTCTTCCGTTATGGCGGCGTGA
- the holA gene encoding DNA polymerase III subunit delta, with protein sequence MKLAPAQLSKHLQGTLAPVYIVSGDDPLQCQEACDAIRAAARQQGYDERQVFSADSSFDWGTLLQAGASMSLFAERRLLELRLPSGKPGDKGAAALLEYCGRPAEDTLLLISLPKLDGSAQKTKWGKALVEGPQTQFVQIWPVDASQLPQWIRQRLSQAGLAATPDAIELIAARVEGNLLAAAQEIEKLKLMADEGQITVETVQAAVADSARFDVFGLTDAILNGEAAHALRMLEGLRGEGVEPPVILWALSRELRVLANLALQFSQGIPLDKAFSQARPPIWDKRKPLMSKALQRYSARRWGQLLMDAQHIDAQIKGQAQGSVWSSLSRLTLLMAGQRLALPAE encoded by the coding sequence ATGAAACTCGCCCCCGCCCAGCTTTCCAAACACCTGCAAGGCACGCTTGCGCCCGTCTACATCGTCAGCGGCGATGACCCGCTGCAATGTCAGGAGGCGTGCGACGCCATCCGTGCGGCTGCGCGTCAGCAAGGCTATGACGAACGCCAGGTGTTCAGCGCCGATTCGAGCTTCGACTGGGGCACCCTGCTTCAGGCGGGCGCGAGCATGTCGCTGTTCGCCGAGCGCCGGCTGCTGGAGTTGCGCCTGCCGTCCGGCAAACCCGGCGACAAAGGCGCCGCCGCGCTGCTGGAATACTGCGGACGTCCTGCCGAAGACACGCTGCTGTTGATCAGCCTGCCCAAGCTCGACGGCTCGGCGCAGAAAACCAAGTGGGGCAAGGCGCTCGTTGAAGGCCCGCAGACCCAGTTCGTGCAGATCTGGCCGGTAGACGCCAGCCAATTGCCGCAATGGATTCGTCAGCGCCTTTCACAGGCCGGACTCGCAGCAACCCCAGACGCCATCGAGCTGATTGCCGCGCGGGTAGAAGGCAATCTGCTGGCGGCTGCTCAGGAAATCGAAAAGCTCAAGCTCATGGCCGACGAAGGCCAGATCACCGTCGAGACGGTACAGGCGGCGGTGGCCGACAGCGCGCGCTTCGATGTTTTCGGTCTGACTGACGCCATCCTCAACGGCGAAGCGGCCCACGCGCTGCGCATGCTCGAAGGGCTGCGCGGCGAAGGCGTCGAGCCTCCGGTCATTCTCTGGGCGCTTTCCCGCGAGCTGCGTGTGCTGGCCAATCTGGCGTTGCAGTTCAGTCAGGGCATCCCGCTGGACAAAGCGTTCAGTCAGGCGCGTCCGCCGATCTGGGACAAGCGCAAGCCGCTGATGAGCAAAGCCCTGCAACGTTACTCCGCGCGACGCTGGGGTCAGCTGTTGATGGACGCGCAACACATCGACGCGCAAATCAAAGGCCAGGCGCAAGGCTCGGTCTGGAGCAGCCTGAGTCGGCTGACGCTGCTGATGGCGGGACAACGCCTGGCCTTGCCGGCGGAATAA
- the lptE gene encoding LPS assembly lipoprotein LptE has protein sequence MIKRNLLVMGLAVLLSACGFQLRGTGANSLSIKELDVSARDAYGDVVTQLRQTLTSSGVHVYTGAQYKLFIAREDETQRTASYAGSGRSAEYELTTVLKYEIHGSKDVLLLDDSVQSQKVFVHDGNNLIGSDQEADQIRKEMRSDLVQKVLGRLQQLTPQRLDELQAKADAAARAQADAEAAAQRIRDETPQQSPIEIPSK, from the coding sequence ATGATCAAACGCAATCTGCTGGTAATGGGACTCGCGGTTCTGCTGAGCGCCTGCGGTTTCCAGCTGCGCGGCACCGGCGCCAATTCACTGTCGATCAAGGAACTGGACGTGAGCGCGCGCGACGCTTACGGCGACGTCGTCACCCAGCTGCGTCAGACCCTGACCAGCAGCGGCGTACACGTCTACACCGGCGCGCAGTACAAACTGTTCATCGCCCGTGAAGACGAAACCCAGCGCACGGCGAGCTACGCCGGCTCCGGCCGTTCCGCCGAATACGAGCTGACCACCGTACTGAAATACGAAATTCACGGCAGCAAAGATGTTCTGCTGCTGGATGACTCCGTGCAGTCGCAGAAGGTCTTTGTCCATGATGGCAACAACCTGATCGGCTCTGACCAGGAAGCCGATCAGATCCGTAAGGAAATGCGCTCTGACCTCGTGCAGAAAGTGCTGGGCCGCCTGCAGCAACTGACACCTCAGCGCCTTGACGAGCTGCAAGCCAAAGCCGACGCCGCTGCCCGCGCTCAGGCTGACGCCGAAGCCGCTGCTCAGCGCATTCGCGACGAGACGCCACAACAGTCGCCTATCGAAATCCCGTCCAAGTGA
- the leuS gene encoding leucine--tRNA ligase — MHELYQPREIEAAAQTFWDEQKSFEVSEQPGKDTFYCLSMFPYPSGKLHMGHVRNYTIGDVIARYQRMQGKNVLQPMGWDAFGMPAENAAMKNNVAPAKWTYENIAYMKNQLKSLGLAIDWSREITTCKPDYYRWEQWLFTRLFEKGVIYRKNGTVNWDPVDQTVLANEQVIDGRGWRSGAVIEKREIPMYYFKITAYADELLESLDELPGWPEQVKTMQRNWIGKSRGMEVQFPYDQASIGETGTLKVFTTRPDTLMGATYVAVAAEHPLATLAAQNNPELQAFIHECKSGSVAEADVATQEKKGLPTSLFVEHPLTGEKLPVWVANYVLMHYGDGAVMAVPAHDERDFEFATKYSLPIKAVVRTSAGDETPAPWQDAYGEHGQLINSGEFDGLDFAGAFDAMEAALLKKELGNSRTQFRLRDWGISRQRYWGCPIPIIHCDTCGDVPVPEDQLPVKLPENVVPDGAGSPLARMPEFYECSCPTCGAPAKRETDTMDTFVESSWYFARYASPHYEGGMVDPKAANHWLPVDQYIGGIEHAILHLLYARFFHKLMRDEGLVSSNEPFKNLLTQGMVVAETFYRLEANGSKTWFNPADVEFERDSKAKIIGARLIADGQPVEIGGIEKMAKSKNNGVDPQSMIDQYGADTCRLFMMFASPPDMSLEWSDSGVEGSHRFLKRVWRLAQSHVTAGAASALDKTALNDDQKVIRRSIHLAIKQAGQDVGQHHKFNTAIAQVMTLMNVLEKAPQVSAQDRALLQEGLETVALLLAPITPHISHELWAALGHSGPIIDAGWPVVDDSALVQDTLQLVIQVNGKLRGQIEMPASATREEVEAAARINENVLRFIDGLTIRKVIVVPGKLVNIVAS, encoded by the coding sequence ATGCACGAACTCTACCAGCCCCGCGAAATCGAAGCCGCCGCCCAGACCTTCTGGGACGAGCAAAAGTCTTTTGAAGTCAGTGAACAGCCCGGCAAGGACACCTTCTACTGCCTGTCGATGTTCCCTTACCCCAGCGGCAAGCTACACATGGGTCACGTGCGCAACTACACCATCGGCGACGTGATCGCCCGCTATCAGCGCATGCAAGGCAAAAACGTGCTGCAGCCGATGGGCTGGGACGCGTTCGGCATGCCGGCGGAAAACGCCGCCATGAAGAACAACGTCGCCCCCGCCAAGTGGACCTACGAAAACATCGCCTACATGAAGAACCAGCTCAAGAGCCTGGGTCTGGCGATCGACTGGTCCCGCGAGATCACCACCTGCAAGCCCGATTACTACCGCTGGGAACAATGGCTGTTCACTCGCCTGTTCGAAAAAGGCGTGATCTACCGCAAGAACGGCACCGTGAACTGGGACCCGGTCGACCAGACCGTCCTGGCCAACGAGCAAGTCATCGACGGGCGCGGCTGGCGTTCGGGCGCGGTGATCGAAAAACGCGAAATCCCGATGTACTACTTCAAGATCACCGCCTACGCGGATGAGCTCCTGGAGAGCCTCGACGAGTTGCCGGGCTGGCCTGAACAGGTCAAGACCATGCAGCGCAACTGGATCGGCAAGTCCCGTGGCATGGAAGTGCAGTTCCCGTATGACCAGGCGTCCATCGGCGAAACCGGCACCCTGAAAGTCTTCACCACCCGCCCCGACACCCTGATGGGCGCGACCTACGTCGCCGTCGCCGCCGAGCACCCGCTGGCGACCCTGGCTGCGCAGAATAATCCCGAGCTGCAAGCGTTCATTCACGAATGCAAAAGCGGCAGCGTCGCTGAAGCCGACGTCGCCACCCAGGAAAAGAAAGGCCTGCCGACCTCGCTGTTCGTCGAGCACCCGCTGACCGGCGAGAAACTGCCGGTGTGGGTCGCCAACTACGTGCTGATGCATTACGGCGACGGCGCGGTCATGGCCGTTCCTGCACACGACGAACGTGATTTCGAGTTCGCGACCAAGTACAGCCTGCCGATCAAAGCCGTTGTACGCACCAGTGCGGGCGATGAAACCCCTGCGCCCTGGCAAGACGCGTACGGCGAGCACGGTCAGCTGATCAACTCCGGCGAGTTCGACGGGCTGGATTTCGCGGGTGCTTTCGACGCGATGGAAGCCGCGCTGCTGAAGAAAGAACTGGGCAACTCACGCACTCAGTTCCGCCTGCGCGACTGGGGCATAAGCCGTCAGCGCTACTGGGGCTGCCCGATCCCGATCATTCACTGCGACACGTGCGGCGACGTGCCTGTCCCGGAAGACCAACTGCCGGTCAAGCTGCCTGAAAACGTGGTACCGGACGGCGCCGGCTCACCGCTGGCACGCATGCCCGAGTTCTACGAGTGCAGCTGCCCGACCTGCGGCGCACCGGCCAAGCGTGAAACCGACACCATGGACACCTTCGTCGAGTCCTCGTGGTATTTCGCCCGCTACGCCTCGCCTCATTACGAAGGCGGCATGGTCGACCCGAAGGCTGCGAATCACTGGCTGCCGGTTGATCAGTACATCGGCGGTATCGAACACGCGATCCTGCACCTGCTGTACGCGCGCTTCTTCCACAAGCTGATGCGCGACGAAGGCCTGGTCAGCTCCAACGAGCCGTTCAAGAACCTGTTGACCCAGGGCATGGTCGTGGCCGAGACGTTCTACCGTCTGGAAGCCAACGGCAGCAAAACCTGGTTCAACCCGGCGGACGTCGAGTTCGAACGCGACAGCAAGGCCAAGATCATCGGCGCCAGGCTGATTGCCGATGGCCAGCCGGTTGAAATCGGCGGCATCGAAAAGATGGCGAAATCGAAGAACAACGGCGTCGACCCTCAGTCGATGATCGACCAGTACGGCGCAGACACCTGCCGCCTGTTCATGATGTTCGCCTCGCCGCCTGACATGAGCCTGGAATGGTCTGACTCTGGCGTGGAAGGCTCGCACCGCTTCCTCAAGCGCGTCTGGCGTCTGGCTCAGTCTCACGTGACGGCGGGCGCTGCAAGCGCACTCGACAAAACCGCCCTGAACGACGACCAGAAAGTCATTCGCCGCTCGATTCACCTGGCCATCAAGCAGGCCGGTCAGGACGTTGGGCAGCATCACAAATTCAATACCGCCATCGCGCAAGTGATGACGCTGATGAACGTGCTGGAAAAAGCGCCGCAGGTTTCAGCTCAGGACCGCGCGCTGTTGCAGGAAGGTCTGGAGACTGTTGCGCTGTTGCTGGCGCCGATCACCCCGCACATCAGCCACGAACTGTGGGCGGCGCTGGGTCACTCCGGTCCGATCATCGACGCCGGCTGGCCCGTGGTCGATGACTCGGCACTGGTGCAGGACACCTTGCAGCTGGTGATTCAGGTCAACGGCAAGCTGCGTGGCCAAATCGAGATGCCGGCCAGCGCCACCCGCGAGGAAGTCGAGGCTGCCGCACGGATCAACGAAAACGTTCTGCGCTTCATCGACGGCCTGACGATCCGCAAAGTGATCGTGGTACCGGGCAAACTGGTTAACATCGTCGCCAGCTGA